Within Romboutsia sp. CE17, the genomic segment TTGTTTTGATTCTAAGTATTTAACTTCTACTTTATCTCCATATTCTTTCTTTAAGTCTTGAAGACCTTTCCATGCTGATTGGTTGAATGATTCATCATTTACTCCACCTGTATCTGTTATCATTCCTATTTTATAAACCTTATCCTCTGATTTTTCAGCTGTGTCACCTTCACTTGAACCACATCCTACTAATAATCCAGCAGTCATAACTGTAGTTAAGCCTAGAGCTAATAACTTTTTAAGTTTCATGTTTTCCCTCCAAAATCATTTCATATATAATAATTAATTTAATTTTATTTTACACTATTTTTATCTTTTTCGCTATACTTTTATATATATTTTTATTTTTTTTGCGGTAAAATGTCACATTTATGATTTTAGTAATCGATTTAGTATGTATTTAATCTATATTTAAATATACTAATATATACTTTTAATTATTTTTTAAACTTTTTTATAGTAAAATGAATATATCGATATGTCTATATTTAATAAATTACCTATATCTGTTAATTTAATATAATTTCCTTAACGTAAAAAAATAGTCTCAATTCTTGAGACTATTTTTTAAAAGTTAATATACCAGTTACACCAGGACCAGAATGAGATCCTATACAAGTTCCGACCATGAAAAACTTTATATCTTTTGGATTTAATTCATTCTTTGCAACTTCAATTAGTTTTTCTTTTTCTTTATCATCATCACTATATCCAATATAAATTACTTGATCTGATAAATCATCTCCACATTGGTCCTTTATGAGATCTATCATTTTAGAAATTACATTCTTTTTACCTCTAACTTGTGCTATTGGTGCAACCAAACCATCTCTAACATCAAGTATAGGTTTTATGTTCAATATATTAGCTATAGTTGCCTTTGTAGAAGAAATTCTTCCACCTTTTTGTAAATATTCAAGTGTATCTACAGAGAATAATAAATAAGATCGATCTCTTAATATTTGTAATTCACTTATAATTTCCGTAGCAGTCTTACCTTCTTTGGCTAACTCAGCAGCTCTAACAACTAAAACTCCTATTCCATAAGAAAAGCTTTGTGAATCATAAGTATATATATTTCCATCTAAATCATTTTTTGCCATTACAGCACTTTGGTATGTACCAGTCGCAGTTGAAGATCCTGCTATATAAAGTATATCTTTACCTTCTCTAATATGCTTTTCAAAAACTTCTTTAAATTGAGTATATGTCGCTTGAGAAGTTTTCGGATATACATTTT encodes:
- a CDS encoding DegV family protein, which produces MNNLKIVCDSLSDVPIELINEYDIEVVPLTVIIDNKEYKDGIDITKEDFYKKLREENVYPKTSQATYTQFKEVFEKHIREGKDILYIAGSSTATGTYQSAVMAKNDLDGNIYTYDSQSFSYGIGVLVVRAAELAKEGKTATEIISELQILRDRSYLLFSVDTLEYLQKGGRISSTKATIANILNIKPILDVRDGLVAPIAQVRGKKNVISKMIDLIKDQCGDDLSDQVIYIGYSDDDKEKEKLIEVAKNELNPKDIKFFMVGTCIGSHSGPGVTGILTFKK